The Comamonas testosteroni genome contains the following window.
GGCGACGATGGAGCTCAACATCCACGTGGTCGGTCAGGACCGTCCGGCCGTCATCAACGACCTGGTGATTCTCTACATGTGATCGCCACAGCCCGCCCTTTGAGGGCGGGTGTTTCAGTTTCTTCAAGGGTTGGGGCTTTGCGCAGGCAAAGCCCTTTTTTTGCGGCCATCCACAGATGGGTTGCTTGCTCTGTGGCAGTAAAAAATGTCAGAAAACTGGCTTTTTACCTATACGTGATAAGCGCTGACAGCTATCAAATTGTGAAGCTTGTACGTACCAGCAGCCCAAGCCATGCGATGGCGCCACCGAGGGCGTCGATCTGGGGTTGCCACCTAAGTAAATACCTGCTCATCAAAATGGACGATGTTGCGTTTTCCGTGCTGGCCATACTGCAAACCAGAAAGGCCATAGAGCCTGCACAGGAGACACGCATGAAAACCTCTTTTCGCTGGATGAATGCACTTCGCACAGTGTCGCTGGCTGCTGCGGCACTGGCGTTGTACCTGCCTGCCATGAATCTGCCGCAGGGTGCCGCGGTGGCGGCGCAGGCTGATTCGGCGCTCAAGCTGCCCGCCGGCATCGTGCTGGCCAGTGCCCAGGCCTCCTGGAGCGCGGTCTTTGCATCGGGCTATTGAGTCTCGCCAGACCTTTGAATCCTGCGGATTCTTGTTCGCTACTCGACTTTGATCTCTGGGTGATTTCTGTACTGTAAAGTACAGGTAAATGAGACTGATTCTCGACTATGATGCGCACGCTTTTGCACAGCACACAGGTTGTAGCCAATTGATGCCGTAGTCACAGCTTCGGAAGATACCCGCCAAGCCGAATTAAAACTCCGTATAACGAGGCATTCATGGCATTGAGGTATTCGCCGCTGGCAGCGGCATTGGGGCTGGCCTTTTCCGGCGCAGCATGGGCGCAGCAAGCTTCAGAGGTGGTGCTGGACGAAGTACAGGTTCGCAGCGATCGCCAGCCTGATTCGAGCTACAACCCACCCACGGCAACGAGCGCAACCAAGATCGAGGCCCCGCTGCGTGATATTCCTCAGACCGTGAATGTGGTGCCGCAGAGCCTGCTGCGCGACCAGGCCGCGCAATCCATGCAGGATGCTCTCAAGGCTGTGCCTGGAGTGGGCTTTTCTCATGGTGACGGTCAGCGCGATCAGGTCACCATTCGCGGCTTCTCGGCCATTGCCGACCAGTTCGTGGACGGCCTGCGCGATGACGCGCTGTATTTCCGCGATCTATCCAATATCGAGCAGATAGAAGTGCTCAAGGGCCCGGCATCGGTGTTGTACGGACGTGGCTCGTCGGGCGGCCTGATCAACCGCATCACCAAGAAGCCCGGCGTCAATCTCAGCGAAGTGGGATTGACTCTGGGACGCTGGAACCAGCGCCGCGGCGAGTTCGACCTGGCGCGTGCGCCGCAGGACAGTCCGGTCTCCTATCGCCTGACCGGCGCCATCGAGCGCGCCGACAGCTACCGCGACCAGCAGTTTCTCGATCGCAAGGCGCTTGCGGCATCGGTGCTGATCAAGCCCAGCTCGGACACCAGCGTGCTGCTGCAGGCCGACTATCTGAAGGACAGTCGCCTGACGGACTTCGGTATCCCCGCGTACCAGGGCCGGCCTGTCAATGTGTCGCCCGGCACCTATTACGGCGCGGCCAATGCCAGGGGTGTGGATGTCAGCCGTGCCGAAGTGGCATCGCTGGGGGCGACGCTGAATCACCGTATCAGCGAGAGCCTGTCCTTGCGCAATGCCTTGCGTTACTACGATTATTCGCTGGATAGAAACAACACGCTCGTGGGCTCGGTCAATGAAAAAGCCATGACGGCGTCGCTGACCCGGGGCAATGTCCAGCGTGATGAGAGCGGCTTTTTCAACCAGACCGAGCTGACCCAGAAGCTTGAGCTTGCAGGGATGAAGCACCAATTGCTGTATGGCGTTGAATTCGGCAGACAGAGCAAGGACCTGCTGTCATACAGCCGAGCCAATGTGGCAACGGTCTCGCTGTTCAATCCGGTGCTGCCGACTTTGCCGCTGCGCATCGACGGCAAACCTGCGGCGGACAATCACAGCGTCTTCAAGGTGGCCAGCGCCTACCTGCAGGATCTGGTCACCATCAGTCCTCAGTGGAAAGCGCTGACTGGTGTGCGCTACGACCGCTTCCAGCAGGAAACGCATGAGCGTCAGCCTGGCAAGCCGGATCTGAGCCGTACGGACACGGCCTGGAGTCCGCGCGTCGGGCTGGTCTATCAGCCCTCGTCGGCATGGTCCTACTATGCATCGTGGAGCAAGTCCTTCCAACCCTCGGGCGAAACCTTTGCGCTGGCAGCAAACAATGCGCAACTGGCACCGGAGAAAACGACCAGCGAGGAAGTCGGCGTCAAATGGGATCTGCCGGACGGCAAGGCTTCGGTCACGGCCTCGCTGTTCAAGCTCGAGCGCACCAATATCAAGAGCGTCGATCCCACAAGCAACACCGTGGTGCCTCTGGGCGTGCAGCGCACCAACGGACTGGAGCTGACTTTTGCCGGAGAGATTGCTCCGAGCTGGCAGGTCTGGGCCGGCTATGCATTCCTCGATGGCGAGATGACCACATCGCCTGCCGTCGATGCCGGCCAGCCGGTCCAGGGAAAACGCCCCACGCTGACCCCCAGGCAAAGCGCCAACCTCTGGGTGACCAAGGCGCTGGGCCACGGCTTCGGCCTGGGTGGGGGGCTGAACTATGTCGGAGCCAGGTTCGCCAATCCCGGCAATACCGTGACCTTGCCAGGCTACACCACGGTGGATGCCATGGCCTACTACCGCATGGGCCCCTGGGATGTGCAGCTCAAGCTCAACAATCTGCTGAATCGTCGCTACATCGTGGCCGGTCATGGCAGCTCGCCCAACCTCAACCTGCCGGGCGCACCGCGCTCGGCCCAGGTGGTGGCGCGCTATCGCTTCTAGAAAAGGTGTGCCATAAGGCCCGGGCCGGCTGGCCTGGGTCAGAGCCGCAGCCAGGGGCGATGGGCTGGATGGATAGAGGCCTGGCACTCAGGACGCTGTCGCAAAAAAAGGTTCAACGGCCGCCCCAAGCAGCCGCTGAACCCGATCAAAGTGGCAAAGAGAATGTGAAGTCAGACGTATCAGGCCGCCACAGCCTGTCTCTGGCGCTCGCGCACCATGGTCAGTGCCGTGTCTTCGATCATGTCTTCCTGGCCGCCCACCATGCCGCGGCGGCCCAGCTCCAGCAGCAGCTCGCGCGCGGGGATGCCGTACTTGGCTTCGGCACGCTTGGCAAACAGCAGGAAGCTGCCATAGACGCCTGCGTAGCCCAGGGTCAGCGCGTCGCGGTCGATGCGGATGGGAAAGTCCATCAGCGGCACGACCAGGTCTTCGGCCACGTCCTGGATCTTGAACACGTCCACGCCGGTTTCAATCCCCATGCGCGCGCACACGGCTACCAGCACTTCCATAGGCGTGTTGCCCGCACCGGCGCCCAGGCCGGCAGCCGCAGCGTCGATGCGGTTGGCACCGACCTCCACTGCAGCCAGAGAGTTGGCGATGCCCATGGCCAGGTTGTGGTGGCCATGGAAACCCAGTTCGGTCTCGGGCCTGAGGGCCTGGCGCACGGCGGACAGGCGCTCTTTCACGTCGTCCGGCAGCATATAGCCGGCCGAGTCCGTGATGTAGATGCAGTTGGCGCCATAGCCTTCCATCAGCTTGGCCTGCTTGACCAGACCTTCGGCGCTGTTCATATGCGCCATCATGAGAAAGCCCACGGTGTCCATGCCCATCTTGCGGGCCATGGCGATGTGCTGCTCGGAGACATCGGCCTCGGTGCAATGCGTGGCCACGCGGATGGTGGAGACGCCCAGCTCGTGGGCCATCTTCAGGTGATCGACAGTGCCGATGCCGGGCAGCAGCAGGGCCGAGACCCTGGCCTGCTTCATCAGCGGAATGACGGTGGACAGGTATTCCTCGTCCGTATGTGCAGGAAAGCCATAGTTGACCGAGCTGCCGCCCAGGCCGTCGCCATGGGTCACTTCAATCAGGGGCACGCCGGCGGCGTCCAGACCCGTGGCCACGGACTTCATCTGTTCCAGCGTCATCTGGTGGCGCTTGGGGTGCATGCCGTCACGCAGCGTCATGTCGTGAACGGTGATCTTCTTACCTTTGAGGGACATGTTCTTCTCCTGGATCAGACAGCAACAGCGGCTTCGGCCAGCTCGAAACGGCCGGCAAGGATTTCTTCGGCAAACATCTCGGCCGTTCGAGCCGCAGCGGCAGTCATGATGTCCAGATTGCCCGCATACTTGGGCAGGTAGTCGCCCAGGCCTTCGACTTCCATATAGATGGAGACGCGGTTGCCGTCGATCACGGGGCCGTTGACCAGCTTGTAGCCGGGCACGTATTTCTGCACTTCCTTGATCATGGCGTGCACCGAGGCTTCGATCTCTGCAGGCTTGGGCGTATCCACCGTCAGGCAGTGGATGGTGTCGCGCATGATCAGCGGCGGCTCGGCGGGGTTGATGACGATGATGGCCTTGCCTTTTTGCGCGCCGCCGATTTTTTCCACGGCACCCGATGTGGTGCGGGTGAATTCGTCGATGTTCTTGCGCGTGCCAGGGCCGACCGAGCGGCTCGATACCGTAGCCACGATCTCGCCGTAGCTCACGGCCTGCACGCGCGAAACCGCCGCCACCATGGGAATGGTGGCCTGGCCGCCGCAGGTGACCATGTTCACATTCATGGCCTTTTCTGCCACCTTCTCGGCCAGGTTCACGCTGGGCACGCAGTAGGGGCCGATCGCCGCAGGCGTCAGGTCGATCATCAGCACGCCCAGTTCGTTGAGCTTGCGGCTGTTTTCGGCGTGGACATAGGCGCTGGTGGCGTCAAAGGCAATCTGTATGCCGTCTTCCTTGACAAAGGGCAGCAGGCCGTCCACACCTTCGGCCGTGGTCTTGATGCCCATCTCGCGGGCACGCTTGAGGCCGTCGGACTCAGGGTCGATGCCGACCATCCACACGGGCTCCAGCAGAGGCGATCGCTGCAACTTCATGAGCAGATCGGTACCGATATTGCCGGGGCCGATCAGCGCACACTTGATTTTCTTTTGCGTCATGGTGTCTTACTCCGTGAATTGAATGGAACAGCTGCCCATGCCGGCGATGACCATCTCGAAGCGGTCGCCGGCAGCAGCGGGTACCAGGGGGGCGAGGGAGCCCGAGAGAATGACCTCGCCTGCCTTGAAGGGAATGCCGAACGCCCCCAGGGTGTTGGCCAGCCAGGCCACCGCCTCGGCGGGATGTCCTTGCACGGCGCTGCCCAGGCCAGAGCCTGCGGGTTGGCCGTTCCTGCGCATCTGCATGGCGGCAGCGGCCAGGTCCAGCGAAGCAGGGTCTGTGTGCTGCTTGCCGATCACGAAGACGCCGCAGGATGCGTTGTCGGCCACGGTGTCCTGGATCTTGATCTTCCAGTCCTTGATGCGCGAATCGACGATCTCGAAGCAGGGTGCTACCCATTCGGTAGCGGCCAGCACATCTTCCTTGGTCACACCCGGGCCTTGCAGATCCTTCTTGAGCATGAAGGCAATTTCGCCTTCGGCGCGAGGCTGGATCAGGCCGGATGCCTTGAGCGAGACGGCGGCGCCGTCTTCATACTCCATGCTGTCGGTCAGAAAGCCGAAGTCGGGCTGGTGCACGTTCAGCATGTCCTGCACGGGCTTGGAGGTCACGCCGATCTTCTTGCCGATCACGCGCTCGCCCGATGCTTCGCGCAGGCGCAGCATGTGCAGGGAGATGTGATAGGCGTCCTCCACCGTCATCTCCGGGTGGCTGTCGGTCAGCGGTGCCAGCGTCCTGGCGGTGCGCAGCGCGTCATACAGGCGCTGGCCTTGCTGTTCGATGAATTGCTTGTCACTCATATTTGTCGCTCGCGGTGGCTTCAACCGTTCTTCATGAAGTCGATGCAGGTACGGTTGAACATCTCGCGATGCTCGACCTGCACCCAGTGGCCGCACTGGTTGACCAGCACCACGCGGCAGTTCTTGATGCCCTTGGCCAGCTTGTCGGCACCGCCCACGGGGTTGAAGGCGTCCTGCATGCCCCAGAAGCCCAGCACATTGCACTTCAGATCGGGCAGTTGCTCTGTCATATTGGGGATGTACAGACGCTGGCGCGAGGCTTCGGTCTGGGTCAGGGCAATGGGCGCACGCTCATTGATGATCTCGTCCGTCAGCAGTGACTGATCCACCACCTGCATGCTCATGACGGCGCGCATGGCTTCTGGGCCCGTCTTGCCCGACTTGTAGACATTGAACATATTGGCAATGCCGGGCATGGTCATATAGGCTTCGAACTCTTCCACGCCACCGGGTGCCATGAGGATCAGGCTCTTGACATCCTCGGGGTACTTGAGCGCATAGCCCAGCGCCACGGCGCCACCCAGCGAGTTGCCCAGCAGGGTGATGTTCTTCAGACCCAGCTGATCCACCAGTCCCTTGACGCCGGCGATGAAGAAATCCATGTCGTACTGCCTGGGCTCCTCGGTCTTGGACGAGAGGCCGTAACCGAGCAGGTCGGGAACGATGGAGCGGAAGCCCGCAGTCGCAAACTCGGGGTAGTTGCCCTTGAAGTTGCTGTAGCCGCTGGCGCCGGCGCCCGCGCCGTGCAGGAAGATTACCGGGTCACCCGATCCCTGTTCGTGGTAGTGCACGCGCTGGGGATGGCCGGCCACGTTGCCGATGTCCACATATTTGCCTTCTGGGATGGAAAAAATGTTCATCTCTGTTCTTTATGCTTGGAGTGGATAGACGAAGGCTGTCTCCGGCCTTCGGGTGAGAAATCCTGGATGACGAGGCTTTTCAAGCCCTGGCTTGCCAGAGCTTGGGCAGGCCGGGGTCGGTGGCGGCGATCGCCTTTTTGAGCAGATTGCGCAGCGTGGCCGCTTCCATCTCGCCAAGACTGGCTATCAGATCGGTTTCCACGGCCTTGGCTGCGGCCAGTACATGCAAGATGGCTTCGTTGCCCAGGGGCGTGAGCTGCAGCGACTCGGCGCGCTCGCGGCTTTCCTCCACCCAGCCTTTGCTGATCAGCGACTGCAGGGCCACGGCTCCGATGTCGGTGCCGGTGTAGGCCATGTGAGATGCAATTTCGGCAGGCGACTGGGGCTGCTGGATGCTCAGCAGCGAGAGCACGTAAAAATCGGCATCGGTCATGCCGTAAGCCGCCATGGGCTTGCGCAAGCCGCTCAGGAATTGAAAGTGCGCGCGGCCCATCAAATATCCGATCAGGTTTTCCGAGTAGACGGTATTGGTGTCTGCTGCAGGTTCGCTGGCCACTGCGTTGGCCTTGCGTGAAGCCAGGGCGTAACCGCCGGTCACGTAGAGCAGCGGAGGGTGCGGGTTGGCGTCGTAGTCGGTCACCTCGCCCACAAAGATGATGTGGTCGCCGCCGTCGTACTGAAATGCGGTCTTGCACCTGAAGCGCGCGCTGCAGTCCTGCAGCAGCGGGGCATGTGCTTCCTCGGAGTCCAGCGGCAGGCCGGAGAACTTGTCTTCGCCAGCACGGGCAAAGCGGTTTGACAGGGCTTCTTGCTCGTTGGAGAGGATGTGCACATTCCAGGTGTCGGCGTTCTGGAATACAGGCAGGCTGCGGGCGTTCTTGGCCAGGCTCCACAAGACCATGGGAGGCTCCAGCGAAACCGAGTTGAAGCTGTTGGCAGTGATTCCTACGGGCTCGCCATTCCCGGCACGGGTGGTGACGATGGTGACCCCGGTGCCAAACATGCCCAGGGCGCGGCGGAAGTCTTTGGGGTCGAAGGTTGCTGCAGTGCTTTGCATGGGGTGAATGTCTCCTTGGTGCAAGAGTGCTGCGAACAGGGCTTTTATGAATCCTTCACATGGACTAGCAGCGCAAAACAGGGCTTGGTGTTTGTCCTAGGCTCAATGTTTTTGCTGTGCGGGCTCAGGCTTTGAGGAGGTCCGGAAACGCCAGATTCATCGTTAGTCTGATCGGACGATGAACGGAAAATTGCATGGTGAGAGCATTTCTGTCATAGGCGAAAAGGCCTTGCCCACCACACCACAAGCCGTCCGGTGGAGCGGCAACTGGAGACCTGAATGAACACAATGACAGATAACTACCTCACCCCTGATGCGCTGGCTGTGATCGAGCGTGCCAAGGCCCTGGCGCCCAGGCTGGCGGCACGCGCGCAGCAGGCGGATCGCGAAGGAAAGATCAGCGACGAAACCGTTCAGGAGATGGCTGAGGCGGGTCTGTTCCGTGTGCTGCAGCCCAAGCGCTGGGGGGGCTATGAAATGGATCCCCGTGTGTTCTACAGCGTTCAGATGGAACTGGCCAAGGGCTGCATGTCCACGGCCTGGATTTACGGGGTGGTCGGCGTTCACCCCTGGCAGCTGGCGCTTTTCCCCGACCAAGCCCAGCAAGATGTGTGGGGCAAGGATAACGGGGTGCGTATCGCCTCGACCTATATGCCTACCGGCAAGGCCGAGCCCGTGGAAGGCGGTTTCAGGTTCAACGGTCGCTGGAGTTTTTCCACCGGCTCCAAGCATTGCGACTGGCTGTTTCTCGGCGGTCTGCTGCCCAAGCGTGATGGTACGCCTGGCCTGGAGCATGTGACTTTTCTGGTGCCCAAGGCGGACTATCGCATTGAGGACAACTGGGATGTGCTGGGGCTGCGCGGCACTGGCAGTCATGACATCGTGGTGGAAAACGCGTTTGTCCCGGCACATCGCATCCAGTACACCAACGACCACAGCGATGTGGGCTGCCCCGGCCGCACGGAGAACACCAGCTGGCTGTTCCGCATCCCCTTTACCCATGTGTTCCAGCGTGCGGTGTCCACCGCCTGTCTGGGCGCGCTGGAAAGTGCCATCGCTTCGTTCACCGAGCGCGCGACGGCGCACGTTGGAAAGCATGGCAACAGGATGGCCGAGGATGTGAACGCCCAGACGGCCGTGACCGAAGCCACGATTGCGCTGGACCAGCTCAAGATGGTGCTGTTCCGCAATTACGCACGCATTGTGGATGCGGCCAAGACGGGTATTCAGCTGACGCTGGAAGAGCGTCTGCTGCAGCGTGCTCAGGCGTCATACGTTCCCAAGCTGACGGGCTTTCATGCCAATGAGCTGATGCGTGCCTGTGCAGCCAGCGGCACTTTCAAGAACAATCCCATCGAGCGCATCTTCCGCGACATCCATCAGGGACGCACCCACATTGCGAACAACACGGATGCCTATGTGCGCGCCTATGGCTCGCATGTGCTGGGCATTCCCAACCAGGAACCCTTTGTCTGATTGAATTCAGGCCAGGCTGCGGCAGCGCTCCCATAGTGGAGGCTGCCGCCAGCGTGTATTTGCGACAGTCCATCCATAAAACAAAGATTGACGGAGACAAGGTATGGCAGAACAAGAATATGACCTGATCGTCGTGGGGTCGGGGGCAGGGGCCATGCTGGGCGCCATTCGCGCGCAGGAGCAGGGCCTCAAGACTCTGGTGGTGGAGAAGACCGAGCTGTTCGGCGGCACTTCGGCCCTGTCGGGCGGCGGCATCTGGATTCCGCTCAATTACGACCAGAAGACCGCTGGCATCAAAGACGATCTGGAAACCGCATTTGGCTATATGAAGCGCTGTGTGCGCGGCATGGTGACGGATGACCGAGTGCTGGCCTATGTGGAGACCGCCAGCAAGATGGCCGAGTACCTGCGCCAGATCGGCATCCCTTATCGAGCCATGGCCAAGTATGCGGATTACTACCCCCATATCGAAGGTTCCAGGCCCGGTGGCCGCACCATGGATCCGGCTGACTTCAATGCCGCCAGGCTGGGCCTGACGGCACTGGAAACCATGCGCCCTGGCCCTCCCGGCAATCAGTTGTTCGGCCGCATGAGCATCAGTGCCTTCGAGGCGCATTCCATGCTCTCGCGCGAGTTGAAGTCGCGCTTCACCATCCTGGGCATCATGCTCAGGTACTTCCTGGACTACCCCTGGCGCAACAAGACCAAGCGTGATCGTCGCATGACGGGCGGCCAGGCGCTTGTGGCAGGTCTGCTGACTGCGGCCAACAAGGTCGGGGTCGAGATGTGGCGCAACTCTCCGCTCAAGGAGCTGGTGCAGGATGCATCGGGTCGTGTGACGGGTGTCATCGTTGAAAGGAATGGTCAGCGCCAGCAGATCAACGCCAGACGTGGCGTGTTGTTGGGTGCGGGTGGCTTTGAGCGCAATCAGGAGATGCGTGACCAGTATCTGAACAAGCCCACCAAGGCAGAGTGGACGGCAACCCCTGTGGGAGGCAATACCGGTGATGCTCACCGGGCCGGTCAGGCCGTGGGTGCGCAGCTGGCGCTGATGGACTGGTCCTGGGGCGTGCCCACCATGGATGTTCCCAAGGAGCCGGCCTTTCGCGGAATTTTCGTGGAGCGCTCGCTGCCGGGGTGCATGGTTGTCAACAGCAGGGGGCAGCGCTTTCTCAACGAGTCCGGCCCTTATCCGGAATTCCAGCAGGCCATGCTGGCCGAACATGCCAAGGGCAATGGCGGCGTGCCCGCATGGATTGTGTTCGACGCCAGCTTCCGGGCACAGAACCCCATGGGGCCGCTGATGCCTGCCTCGGCCGTGCCGGACAGCAAGGTACGCAAGAGCTGGCTGAACAATGTCTACTGGAAGGGCGAGACGCTGGAAGATCTGGCCCGTCAGATTGGAGTGGACGCTGCTGGGCTGAAGGACAGTGCGCGTCGCATGACCGAATTCGCCAGAGCTGGCAAGGACCTGGACTTTGACCGGGGCGGCAATGTGTTTGACCGCTACTACGGCGATCCGCGTCTCAAGAATCCCAACCTTGGTCCCATCGAGAAAGGTCCGTTCTACGCCATGCGCCTGTGGCCCGGAGAGATCGGCACCAAGGGGGGGCTGCTCACCGATAGAGAGGGGCGTGTGCTCGATACGCAAGGCCGGATCATCGAGGGGCTGTACTGCGTGGGCAACAACTCCGCTTCCGTCATGGGGCCAGCCTATGCCGGCGCAGGCTCCACCCTGGGGCCGGCCATGACATTTGCCTTCCGCGCCGTGGCCGACATGCTAGGCAAACCCTTGCCCCTCGAGAACCCGCATCTGCTGGGCAAGACGGTTTGATCAGGAGGCACGGAAATGTCCAGTTTCAAAAAGCATGTCAGCACCATC
Protein-coding sequences here:
- a CDS encoding FAD-dependent oxidoreductase, with product MAEQEYDLIVVGSGAGAMLGAIRAQEQGLKTLVVEKTELFGGTSALSGGGIWIPLNYDQKTAGIKDDLETAFGYMKRCVRGMVTDDRVLAYVETASKMAEYLRQIGIPYRAMAKYADYYPHIEGSRPGGRTMDPADFNAARLGLTALETMRPGPPGNQLFGRMSISAFEAHSMLSRELKSRFTILGIMLRYFLDYPWRNKTKRDRRMTGGQALVAGLLTAANKVGVEMWRNSPLKELVQDASGRVTGVIVERNGQRQQINARRGVLLGAGGFERNQEMRDQYLNKPTKAEWTATPVGGNTGDAHRAGQAVGAQLALMDWSWGVPTMDVPKEPAFRGIFVERSLPGCMVVNSRGQRFLNESGPYPEFQQAMLAEHAKGNGGVPAWIVFDASFRAQNPMGPLMPASAVPDSKVRKSWLNNVYWKGETLEDLARQIGVDAAGLKDSARRMTEFARAGKDLDFDRGGNVFDRYYGDPRLKNPNLGPIEKGPFYAMRLWPGEIGTKGGLLTDREGRVLDTQGRIIEGLYCVGNNSASVMGPAYAGAGSTLGPAMTFAFRAVADMLGKPLPLENPHLLGKTV
- the tesE gene encoding 2-hydroxyhexa-2,4-dienoate hydratase TesE, producing MSDKQFIEQQGQRLYDALRTARTLAPLTDSHPEMTVEDAYHISLHMLRLREASGERVIGKKIGVTSKPVQDMLNVHQPDFGFLTDSMEYEDGAAVSLKASGLIQPRAEGEIAFMLKKDLQGPGVTKEDVLAATEWVAPCFEIVDSRIKDWKIKIQDTVADNASCGVFVIGKQHTDPASLDLAAAAMQMRRNGQPAGSGLGSAVQGHPAEAVAWLANTLGAFGIPFKAGEVILSGSLAPLVPAAAGDRFEMVIAGMGSCSIQFTE
- a CDS encoding alpha/beta fold hydrolase, with product MNIFSIPEGKYVDIGNVAGHPQRVHYHEQGSGDPVIFLHGAGAGASGYSNFKGNYPEFATAGFRSIVPDLLGYGLSSKTEEPRQYDMDFFIAGVKGLVDQLGLKNITLLGNSLGGAVALGYALKYPEDVKSLILMAPGGVEEFEAYMTMPGIANMFNVYKSGKTGPEAMRAVMSMQVVDQSLLTDEIINERAPIALTQTEASRQRLYIPNMTEQLPDLKCNVLGFWGMQDAFNPVGGADKLAKGIKNCRVVLVNQCGHWVQVEHREMFNRTCIDFMKNG
- the tesG gene encoding 4-hydroxy-2-oxovalerate aldolase TesG; translation: MSLKGKKITVHDMTLRDGMHPKRHQMTLEQMKSVATGLDAAGVPLIEVTHGDGLGGSSVNYGFPAHTDEEYLSTVIPLMKQARVSALLLPGIGTVDHLKMAHELGVSTIRVATHCTEADVSEQHIAMARKMGMDTVGFLMMAHMNSAEGLVKQAKLMEGYGANCIYITDSAGYMLPDDVKERLSAVRQALRPETELGFHGHHNLAMGIANSLAAVEVGANRIDAAAAGLGAGAGNTPMEVLVAVCARMGIETGVDVFKIQDVAEDLVVPLMDFPIRIDRDALTLGYAGVYGSFLLFAKRAEAKYGIPARELLLELGRRGMVGGQEDMIEDTALTMVRERQRQAVAA
- a CDS encoding flavin reductase translates to MQSTAATFDPKDFRRALGMFGTGVTIVTTRAGNGEPVGITANSFNSVSLEPPMVLWSLAKNARSLPVFQNADTWNVHILSNEQEALSNRFARAGEDKFSGLPLDSEEAHAPLLQDCSARFRCKTAFQYDGGDHIIFVGEVTDYDANPHPPLLYVTGGYALASRKANAVASEPAADTNTVYSENLIGYLMGRAHFQFLSGLRKPMAAYGMTDADFYVLSLLSIQQPQSPAEIASHMAYTGTDIGAVALQSLISKGWVEESRERAESLQLTPLGNEAILHVLAAAKAVETDLIASLGEMEAATLRNLLKKAIAATDPGLPKLWQARA
- a CDS encoding acyl-CoA dehydrogenase family protein, whose protein sequence is MTDNYLTPDALAVIERAKALAPRLAARAQQADREGKISDETVQEMAEAGLFRVLQPKRWGGYEMDPRVFYSVQMELAKGCMSTAWIYGVVGVHPWQLALFPDQAQQDVWGKDNGVRIASTYMPTGKAEPVEGGFRFNGRWSFSTGSKHCDWLFLGGLLPKRDGTPGLEHVTFLVPKADYRIEDNWDVLGLRGTGSHDIVVENAFVPAHRIQYTNDHSDVGCPGRTENTSWLFRIPFTHVFQRAVSTACLGALESAIASFTERATAHVGKHGNRMAEDVNAQTAVTEATIALDQLKMVLFRNYARIVDAAKTGIQLTLEERLLQRAQASYVPKLTGFHANELMRACAASGTFKNNPIERIFRDIHQGRTHIANNTDAYVRAYGSHVLGIPNQEPFV
- a CDS encoding TonB-dependent receptor, which translates into the protein MALRYSPLAAALGLAFSGAAWAQQASEVVLDEVQVRSDRQPDSSYNPPTATSATKIEAPLRDIPQTVNVVPQSLLRDQAAQSMQDALKAVPGVGFSHGDGQRDQVTIRGFSAIADQFVDGLRDDALYFRDLSNIEQIEVLKGPASVLYGRGSSGGLINRITKKPGVNLSEVGLTLGRWNQRRGEFDLARAPQDSPVSYRLTGAIERADSYRDQQFLDRKALAASVLIKPSSDTSVLLQADYLKDSRLTDFGIPAYQGRPVNVSPGTYYGAANARGVDVSRAEVASLGATLNHRISESLSLRNALRYYDYSLDRNNTLVGSVNEKAMTASLTRGNVQRDESGFFNQTELTQKLELAGMKHQLLYGVEFGRQSKDLLSYSRANVATVSLFNPVLPTLPLRIDGKPAADNHSVFKVASAYLQDLVTISPQWKALTGVRYDRFQQETHERQPGKPDLSRTDTAWSPRVGLVYQPSSAWSYYASWSKSFQPSGETFALAANNAQLAPEKTTSEEVGVKWDLPDGKASVTASLFKLERTNIKSVDPTSNTVVPLGVQRTNGLELTFAGEIAPSWQVWAGYAFLDGEMTTSPAVDAGQPVQGKRPTLTPRQSANLWVTKALGHGFGLGGGLNYVGARFANPGNTVTLPGYTTVDAMAYYRMGPWDVQLKLNNLLNRRYIVAGHGSSPNLNLPGAPRSAQVVARYRF
- the tesF gene encoding acetaldehyde dehydrogenase TesF, translated to MTQKKIKCALIGPGNIGTDLLMKLQRSPLLEPVWMVGIDPESDGLKRAREMGIKTTAEGVDGLLPFVKEDGIQIAFDATSAYVHAENSRKLNELGVLMIDLTPAAIGPYCVPSVNLAEKVAEKAMNVNMVTCGGQATIPMVAAVSRVQAVSYGEIVATVSSRSVGPGTRKNIDEFTRTTSGAVEKIGGAQKGKAIIVINPAEPPLIMRDTIHCLTVDTPKPAEIEASVHAMIKEVQKYVPGYKLVNGPVIDGNRVSIYMEVEGLGDYLPKYAGNLDIMTAAAARTAEMFAEEILAGRFELAEAAVAV